A genomic stretch from Aerococcaceae bacterium zg-1292 includes:
- a CDS encoding phosphatidylglycerophosphatase A, producing the protein MSNLLKQTLLEKRAYELLEQRGVTVRDIAEIVYELQAKYVPDLTIEHCEENVHAVLRKREVQNAVITGIEIDIAAEQNHFSPLLCDLLMRDEGLYGIDEILVLSIVNVYGSIGMTNFGFVDKTKPGIIGRLDSAKDSHCNTFIDDIIGALAAAAASRIAHSQPKDDDVNEVLSPKTVYKNNK; encoded by the coding sequence ATGTCAAATTTATTAAAACAAACATTATTAGAAAAAAGAGCCTATGAATTATTAGAGCAACGCGGTGTAACCGTTCGTGATATTGCCGAAATCGTTTATGAATTACAAGCAAAATACGTACCGGACTTAACCATTGAGCATTGCGAAGAAAATGTCCATGCAGTCTTACGTAAACGCGAAGTACAAAATGCTGTTATCACCGGTATTGAAATCGATATCGCTGCCGAACAAAATCATTTTTCGCCATTATTATGTGATTTATTAATGCGTGACGAGGGATTATATGGTATCGACGAAATCTTGGTATTATCTATCGTCAACGTGTATGGTTCAATCGGTATGACAAACTTTGGTTTTGTTGATAAAACAAAACCTGGTATTATCGGTCGCTTAGATTCAGCCAAAGATTCACACTGCAATACCTTTATCGATGATATTATCGGTGCTTTAGCTGCTGCTGCTGCGAGTCGTATCGCTCATTCTCAACCAAAAGATGATGATGTCAACGAAGTCTTATCACCAAAAACTGTGTATAAAAACAATAAATAA